The nucleotide sequence CGCCCTGGCCCAGGCGCCGCCAAGACTGGCCGGAGCTGGATCGAGCGTCCCTGGCGAAACAGCAAAGACGTCGCCGACTTCGTCGACAACCAGCGCGAACAGCTCGTCGCCGTCGCGGACCACCACATTCATTGAAGAGTCGGACGCATGGCGCGAAATCTCCAGCCGCTGGTGGACGTCGATCGCGGTCACAATCTGGCCGCGAAGGTTGAGAAAACCGGCGATCCCGGGGCCGGCCAGCGGAACGCGTGCGATCCGCAGATGACCGATCACTTCCTGAACGTCCATGACGTCGACGCCAAACCACTGGTCGCCGACACGAAAGGTCACCACTTCGCTGGCAGGGGCGAGTGTCGCGGTCAAGAGACAGACCCCCGGCGCGCTCGCTCCATGTAGTATGAGACGTCGAGGACTTCGGTAGCGGCGCCGGCAATCACTGCCGTCCCGAGCACCCCGGGACGCGTCGAGGCGAGCTCGAGGTTCACTA is from Gemmatimonadota bacterium and encodes:
- a CDS encoding chemotaxis protein CheW, whose protein sequence is MTFRVGDQWFGVDVMDVQEVIGHLRIARVPLAGPGIAGFLNLRGQIVTAIDVHQRLEISRHASDSSMNVVVRDGDELFALVVDEVGDVFAVSPGTLDPAPASLGGAWARACTGVVRMDQGLLAVVDVTRLLIEPNTRP